One Mangifera indica cultivar Alphonso chromosome 4, CATAS_Mindica_2.1, whole genome shotgun sequence genomic region harbors:
- the LOC123213457 gene encoding protein CHROMATIN REMODELING 25, with protein sequence MEDEEKEIFSASDTADSSDEFTVDGDDEDYNDNDNGEDDEEEEQEESVADSPPSDEDRKSKNVDALVRGNLVVKRQSLLPRVLSVTEGAAVCRRPFKPPSSDGYNNGNEQLARRLWARKRFVPWGSARPVLVTINSKFDLPRTVEKDVVEENVTLPPGVEPLVLWQQEEAEHGGDNLFTISVNPLLVRFLRSHQREGVQFMFECVSGLCSAANIYGCILADDMGLGKTLQSITLLYTLLCQGFDGKPMVKKAIVVTPTSLVSNWEAEIKKWVGERIQLLVLCESTRDDVVFGIDSFTSPCSPLQVLIVSYETFRMHSSKFTGHGSCDLLICDEAHRLKNDQTLTNRALAALPCKRRILLSGTPMQNDLEEFFAMVNFTNPGILGDAAYFRRYYETPIVCGREPTATEEEKKLGIERSAELSAKVNQFILRRTNALLSNHLPPKIVEVVCCKLTPLQSELYNHFIHSKNVKRAISEETKQSKILAYITALKKLCNHPKLIYDTIKSGSPGTTGFEDCIRFFPPEMFSGRSGSWSGGDGAWVELSGKMHVLARLLAHLRHRTDDRIVLVSNYTQTLDLFAQLCRERRYPYLRLDGTTSISKRQKLVNQFNDLSKDQFVFLLSSKAGGCGLNLIGGNRLVLFDPDWNPANDKQAAARVWRDGQKKRVYIYRFLSTGTIEEKVYQRQMSKEGLQKVIQQEQMESHSAQGNFLSMEDLRDLFSFHENVRSEIHENLNCTRCQNDKVGPENIGVGDENKSEHRKYQSDEDIPDIGGFAGIAGCLHKLKSSEKQVGTPLEEDLNSWGHHCQSTSVPDAILQASAGDEVTFVFTNQVDGKLVPIESKVSPQMEQTEGNKNQSNLKQNLDRKPNLLSQHHRLLQSISSNENSGNIALSSQPKQKGSVKSIRTSLKGTIKHKLSTVNQLPLKRLSPENVEHDDDFA encoded by the exons ATGGAAgacgaagaaaaagaaattttctcAGCGTCCGATACAGCCGACTCAAGCGACGAATTCACCGTCGATGGCGATGACGAAGATTATAATGATAACGATAACGGCgaggatgatgaagaagaagaacaagaagaatcAGTGGCAGATTCTCCGCCGTCCGACGAAGATCGGAAGTCGAAAAACGTCGACGCTCTCGTCAG AGGCAACCTTGTTGTGAAACGACAATCACTGCTTCCAAGAGTCCTTTCGGTTACAGAAGGGGCGGCCGTTTGTAGGAGACCTTTTAAACCTCCTTCTTCCGATGGCTACAATAACGGAAACGAACAGCTTGCTCGTCGTCTTTGGGCACGCAAACGGTTTGTCCCTTGGGGCTCCGCAAGGCCAGTGTTGGTGACTATAAACAGTAAATTCGATTTACCGAGGACCGTTGAGAAGGATGTCGTGGAGGAAAATGTGACGTTGCCACCTGGGGTTGAGCCTTTGGTCCTGTGGCAACAAGAGGAAGCTGAGCATGGTGGTGATAATTTGTTTACAATATCAGTTAATCCACTGTTGGTTCGGTTTCTTCGATCCCATCAAAG AGAAGGGGTTCAGTTCATGTTTGAATGTGTTTCAGGATTATGCAGTGCTGCCAATATATATGGATGTATTCTTGCTGATGATATGGG GTTGGGGAAGACATTGCAGTCAATAACATTACTCTATACTCTCTTATGTCAAGGGTTTGATGGAAAGCCAATGGTTAAGAAGGCCATCGTTGTCACACCAACCAGTCTTGTAAGTAATTGGGAGGCTGAGATCAAGAAGTGGGTTGGAGAAAGAATTCAACTCTTAGTTCTCTGTGAAAGCACCAGAGATGATGTTGTCTTCGGAATTGACAGTTTCACAAGTCCTTGCAGTCCTTTGCAG GTACTCATTGTTTCATATGAAACGTTTCGGATGCATTCTTCAAAATTTACTGGACATGGGTCTTGCGACCTTCTTATTTGTGATGAGGCTCACAGGTTGAAAAATGATCAAACATTAACAAATCGG GCATTGGCTGCTCTCCCATGTAAGCGTCGAATTTTGTTGTCTGGAACGCCAATGCAG AATGACCTAGAAGAGTTCTTTGCCATGGTTAATTTTACTAATCCTGGAATCTTGGGTGATGCTGCATATTTTCGACGTTACTATGAG ACACCGATTGTTTGTGGAAGAGAACCTACTGCTACTGAGGAAGAGAAGAAGCTAGGTATTGAGCGTTCTGCAGAACTAAGTGCAAAAGTGAATCag TTTATTTTGAGAAGGACTAATGCATTGCTATCAAATCACTTGCCACCAAAG ATAGTTGAAGTTGTTTGTTGCAAGTTGACTCCTCTCCAATCAGAGTTGTATAACCACTTTATACATTCCAAAAAT GTTAAACGGGCAATTTCTGAAGAAACTAAGCAATCGAAGATTTTGGCTTATATCACTGCTCTTAAGAAGCTGTGTAATCATCCTAAG CTTATCTATGATACTATAAAAAGTGGAAGTCCAGGAACTACAGGGTTTGAGGATTGTATACGCTTTTTCCCTCCAGAAATGTTCTCTGGAAG ATCTGGATCATGGTCTGGAGGTGATGGTGCTTGGGTTGAACTTTCTGGAAAAATGCATGTCTTGGCACGGTTGCTGGCACATCTACGCCATAGAACTGATGATCGGATAGTTCTAGTTTCAAATTATACCCAG ACACTAGACCTTTTTGCTCAATTGTGTCGTGAAAGAAGGTACCCTTACTTGAGGCTTGATGGAACCACATCTATCAGCAAAAGACAGAAGTTAGTTAATCAATTTAATGATCTATCAAAG GATCAATTTGTATTTCTCTTAAGCAGCAAGGCTGGTGGTTGTGGTCTCAATTTAATTGGTGGTAACCGACTTGTTTTGTTTGATCCTGATTGGAATCCTGCCAATGATAAACAA GCTGCTGCAAGAGTTTGGAGGGATGGGCAGAAGAAGAGAGTCTACATATACAGATTTCTTAGTACTGGAACCATAGAAGAAAAG GTTTACCAGCGTCAAATGTCCAAAGAAGGGCTTCAGAAAGTTATTCAGCAAGAGCAAATGGAGAGCCATTCAGCACAG GGTAACTTTCTTTCAATGGAAGATTTGCGTGACCTGTTTTCGTTTCATGAGAATGTTAG GTCTGAAATTCATGAGAACTTGAACTGCACTCGTTGCCAAAATGACAAAGTTGGACCTGAGAACATAGGAGTGGGAGATGAAAACAAATCAGAACATAGAAAGTATCAGTCTGATGAAGACATTCCAGATATTGGTGGTTTTGCTGGAATTGCTGGATGCTTGCACAAGTTAAAGAGCTCGGAGAAACAG GTAGGAACTCCACTGGAAGAAGATTTAAATAGTTGGGGGCATCATTGTCAGTCAACATCTGTGCCTGATGCTATACTTCAAGCTTCTGCTGGTGACGAG GTCACATTTGTTTTCACAAACCAAGTAGATGGGAAGCTTGTACCAATTGAATCAAAGGTAAGCCCACAGATGGAGCAAACAGAGGGAAACAAGAACCAGAGTAATCTCAAGCAAAACCTGGACCGAAAACCCAATCTATTGTCTCAACATCATAGGCTTCTACAATCTATTTCTTCAAACGAAAATTCTGGGAATATTGCATTATCTTCTCAGCCTAAGCAAAAGGGAAGTGTGAAATCAATAAGAACTTCTTTAAAAGGTACAATAAAGCATAAACTCTCAACTGTGAATCAATTGCCCCTTAAAAGATTATCTCCTGAAAATGTAGAGCATGATGATGATTTTGCATAA
- the LOC123212777 gene encoding uncharacterized protein LOC123212777 has protein sequence MSMACLNMYNNDQSMDPRISFSNDFADAQQAAKQENKYREAPVSADFEFSVRNYSMTPADEIFFKGMLVPSKDNSGRKMTLREELLVDDDDEYKDALPRVPKISGWWTERLRLKKGQIVAKKEDRNVLEEVVEEPRPAFVNDKKPITVGTTIQELLLEGGLHSAKTGI, from the exons ATGTCTATGGCATGCTTAAACATGTACAACAATGACCAATCTATGGACCCAAGAATCTCTTTCTCAAATGATTTTGCAGATGCCCAACAAGCTGCTAAGCAAGAGAACAAGTATAGGGAAGCACCAGTTTCTGCAGATTTTGAGTTCTCAGTGAGGAACTACAGCATGACTCCTGCAGATGAGATTTTCTTCAAGGGAATGTTGGTGCCTTCGAAGGATAATTCTGGGAGGAAGATGACTTTGAGAGAGGAATTGctggttgatgatgatgatgagtacAAGGATGCTTTGCCAAGAGTGCCAAAGATTTCTGGGTGGTGGACAGAGAGGTTGAGGCTGAAGAAGGGTCAAATTGTGGCAAAAAAGGAAGATAGAAATGTTTTGGAGGAAGTAGTTGAAGAGCCAAGGCCTGCATTTGTTAATGACAAAAAGCCTATCACTGTTGGCACAACAATTCAG GAATTGTTACTTGAAGGAGGGTTGCATAGTGCGAAGACTGGAATATGA